A window from Salvia miltiorrhiza cultivar Shanhuang (shh) chromosome 2, IMPLAD_Smil_shh, whole genome shotgun sequence encodes these proteins:
- the LOC131007670 gene encoding G-type lectin S-receptor-like serine/threonine-protein kinase At4g27290, translating into MAPSLITAILCCSLVHSIALFKLTSAADDSLLHNQKIAIGQTLVSDTQVFELGFFQPGKSTNVFLGIWYKATPDIVVWVANRNNPITDSQGVVFAVAENGTLLISRGGSIIWSANPSTAASRPAVRLLDTGNLVVVDETAEEGHYLWQSFDFPTDTWLSGMKIVDDNDAGVATNLTSWRDWDDPSPGDFVLKIENHGLAEIVIFSGIRKRFRTGKWNGIYFSGIPRFRSVLPRVELIFKEERLISMSRPYHSSIITRASIDASGTVHRYIMNPRKDKWNPVFTFPRDICDEYANCGPNAICTVEKAQRCECFRGFSPKFQIDWELRDWSGGCGRVRALNCESGDGFVELRGVKHPDTLRYWLNISVSLEQCKAECLKNCDCSACANPYITDGGRGCLMWFGDLLDTRELSAADSLQNIYIRVPLSELDFSSNLEEEKKKGHINLMLISIATGVIVSSFINGGIVLLTKWKKQGVKRNNEDIELPLIKMATILEATNSFSEENVIGVGGFGPVYNGILSSGEEVAVKRLSKTSRQGVEEFKNEVILIAKLQHRNLVRLLGCCIEGEEMVLIYEYLQNKSLDNFVFDLDRRTLLTWPNRFDIIMGIARGLLYLHHDSRLKIIHRDLKTSNILLDASLNPKISDFGLARTFEEDQSLSRTKRVVGTYGYMAPEYAFRGKFSVKSDIYSLGVVLLEIISGKRNREFKHNDDHHSLLGHAWLLWKEKRIMEMMDDCLKETCVESQVKRCIHVGLLCVQNLAEDRPIMPSVVLMLATDGAILPEPNEPGYFIEGSRSCKSPSIKSEDGTVSITELEGR; encoded by the exons ATGGCGCCTTCCCTTATCACGGCAATCCTATGCTGCTCTTTGGTTCACTCCATCGCCCTTTTCAAATTAACCTCAGCAGCAGATGATTCACTTCTCCACAACCAAAAGATTGCTATTGGGCAGACTTTGGTCTCTGACACCCAAGTCTTTGAGCTCGGATTTTTCCAACCTGGAAAATCGACGAATGTATTCTTAGGAATTTGGTACAAAGCCACGCCCGACATTGTAGTTTGGGTTGCAAACAGAAACAATCCCATCACTGATTCACAAGGAGTCGTCTTCGCCGTTGCTGAAAACGGCACTCTCCTTATAAGCAGAGGTGGAAGCATTATCTGGTCGGCGAATCCATCGACGGCGGCATCGCGTCCAGCTGTACGCCTCCTCGATACCGGAAACCTGGTTGTCGTGGACGAGACGGCGGAGGAAGGCCACTACTTATGGCAGAGTTTCGATTTCCCAACTGACACGTGGCTATCAGGTATGAAGATCGTCGATGATAACGACGCCGGTGTTGCTACGAACTTGACTTCATGGAGAGATTGGGACGATCCTTCGCCCGGAGATTTCGTGTTGAAGATCGAGAACCATGGGTTGGCTGAGATAGTGATTTTCAGCGGCATTAGGAAAAGATTTCGAACAGGGAAGTGGAATGGCATCTATTTCAGTGGTATCCCTCGCTTTCGCAGTGTTCTCCCGAGAGTTGAACTCATCTTCAAAGAAGAGAGGCTGATATCTATGTCGAGGCCTTATCACAGCTCCATTATCACCAGAGCATCAATAGACGCGTCTGGCACGGTCCACCGCTATATCATGAATCCCAGAAAGGATAAGTGGAATCCTGTGTTCACGTTTCCACGAGACATCTGCGACGAGTATGCCAACTGCGGCCCCAACGCCATCTGCACGGTTGAGAAAGCACAAAGATGCGAGTGTTTCAGAGGATTTTCCCCCAAGTTTCAGATCGATTGGGAGCttcgagattggtctggtggaTGTGGTAGAGTTAGGGCATTGAATTGCGAGAGTGGAGATGGTTTTGTAGAGCTTAGAGGTGTGAAGCATCCTGATACGCTGAGATACTGGTTGAATATTAGCGTGAGCCTTGAGCAGTGCAAAGCTGAGTGCTTGAAAAACTGCGACTGCTCCGCGTGTGCTAATCCTTACATAACTGATGGAGGCAGAGGGTGCTTGATGTGGTTTGGGGATCTCCTTGATACCAGAGAGCTTTCTGCAGCAGATAGCCTGCAGAATATCTATATTCGCGTGCCACTTTCAGAACTAG ATTTTAGCTCTAATCtggaggaggagaagaagaaagggcatataaatttaatgctAATATCCATTGCTACTGGAGTCATTGTCTCGAGTTTTATCAATGGAGGTATAGTTTTACTGACAAAATGGAAGAAGCAAG GGGTAAAGAGGAATAACGAGGATATAGAATTACCTTTGATCAAAATGGCAACTATTCTGGAAGCAACAAACAGTTTCTCCGAAGAGAACGTGATAGGAGTAGGAGGTTTTGGTCCTGTTTATAAT GGAATTCTGTCATCAGGAGAAGAAGTCGCAGTCAAAAGATTGTCGAAAACTTCTAGACAAGGTGTTGAAGAGTTCAAGAATGAAGTCATCTTGATCGCCAAACTTCAACATAGAAACCTAGTCAGACTCCTCGGTTGTTGCATTGAAGGAGAGGAAATGGTGCTAATATATGAATACCTACAGAATAAGAGcttggataattttgtttttg ATCTGGATCGAAGGACACTTCTGACATGGCCTAACCGCTTCGACATTATCATGGGAATCGCAAGGGGACTGCTTTATCTTCACCATGATTCCAGGTTAAAGATTATCCATCGGGATCTAAAGACAAGTAACATTTTACTAGATGCAAGTCTAAATCCGAAAATATCAGACTTTGGCTTAGCAAGAACATTTGAAGAGGATCAATCTCTATCTAGAACTAAGAGAGTTGTTGGAACATA CGGTTATATGGCTCCAGAATATGCATTTCGTGGGAAATTCTCAGTGAAGTCTGATATCTATAGTCTTGGAGTAGTGCTACTAGAGATAATAAGTGGGAAAAGGAACAGAGAATTTAAGCACAACGATGATCATCACAGCCTCCTAGGCCAT GCATGGCTGCTGTGGAAAGAGAAGAGGATTATGGAAATGATGGACGATTGTTTGAAGGAAACATGTGTTGAATCCCAAGTGAAGAGATGCATACATGTGGGGTTATTATGTGTTCAAAATTTAGCAGAGGATAGACCGATCATGCCATCGGTGGTTTTAATGTTAGCAACTGATGGAGCAATCTTGCCTGAACCTAATGAGCCTGGATATTTCATTGAAGGAAGTCGAAGTTGTAAATCACCTAGTATCAAGTCCGAGGATGGAACGGTTAGCATTACCGAGTTGGAGGGCAGATGA